GTATGGAACTCCGGATGACGTCAAACGGCTGGTCCCGCTCGTCTTCTCACATCGGGTGATTGTTCATCCCGAGAAATCAATTAAAGGACGGGGCCTGGAAATTCATCCTATTTTAACGCTTCTCAAAGAGATCCCCGTTCCTTTATAGCCGATGAGGGTTCTTAAACTTTCGATCAAATCAAAATCTCTGATTGTCACTTCATTAGGTGTCCGTTTTATTCTGATGATGATGGCAGTCGGTATCGCCGCCGTCAATACCGGCAACAATCTTCTCTATCTTATTTTAGCCATGATGCTGAGTCTCATGGTCATTTCAGGGGTGTTATCGGACACTTCTTTATATCGGCTCCGCTACGGCCGGGAATTGCCATCTGCGATCTATGCCGGTCAGCCCGTCAATATGATCCTGACGGTATTTAACGACAAGAAAATTATCCCGGCATTTTCTCTGCTTATTGAAGACTCGCTTGAAAAATATTCGGAAGGGTCGATTAAAGATAAATATTTTTTCAAGCTTCCACCGGCGACATCGCAGAAACGCTCCAGCCGAATTACTTTTGAAAAGCGCGGTGTCTACCCGCTCCAGGGGGTTTCATTTGCAACACGATTCCCGTTTGGAATATTTACGAAGATCAGAAAAGAGGAAGAATCCCCCGGTTCAGAGATTGTCGTTTTTCCGAGAATTTTCAAAGTTTCAAGCCTAAACGAAAGAGAAACCCTGGTGGGATCTCATTTTTCGACCCGGAAAGGGCAGGGGATCTCTCTTTATCAATTTCGGCCCTACCATCATGGAGAAGATGCCCGTTCCATCCATTGGAAGACCTCGGCC
The genomic region above belongs to Nitrospirota bacterium and contains:
- a CDS encoding DUF58 domain-containing protein gives rise to the protein MRVLKLSIKSKSLIVTSLGVRFILMMMAVGIAAVNTGNNLLYLILAMMLSLMVISGVLSDTSLYRLRYGRELPSAIYAGQPVNMILTVFNDKKIIPAFSLLIEDSLEKYSEGSIKDKYFFKLPPATSQKRSSRITFEKRGVYPLQGVSFATRFPFGIFTKIRKEEESPGSEIVVFPRIFKVSSLNERETLVGSHFSTRKGQGISLYQFRPYHHGEDARSIHWKTSARKQKLIVREYEEEKEKKISIGISNSAPIPPSNDDLIRFEKGIELAASYVSFYLKEGYQLAFFTDETVLPLGMGAAHLKEILTLLASLKAVHQSGPLPRSTHPTEIPVLLISPLSQNQFNFKNDVKIFQPDEIDRLVYWSGE